The genomic window CGGTCTTTTCCATACTCTCTGCTATCCGTATTAACAATGTGTCTGTAGAACCATCTATTAATGGGAATGTTCTGGGGTCTACCAAATTTCATTGAGTAACTCAGTTTCCTAGCTTTCAAGAAAAAGGGGTCATATGGTCAGTTATTCAGCTTTTGGTAGCAGAATGGAGGAGGCCTAGTAGATCCTCAGgatggtatatttttattttagcaaagaaaatgtttctcCTTCCAGTTAATCTTGATTAAGAAGTTCTGGGACCTAATATTTTATAgctaatactatattatatatttaaaagttgctaagagagtagatcttaagtgttctttccataaaaaaagaaatactaattgTGTGACAGGATGGAGATGTTACCTAATATGATGCTGccaatcattttgcaatatataagtgtattaaATCAAcgtgttgtacaccttaaacttatacaatattatatgtcaattatatctcagtaaaactggaaataaaaaacaatgtctttccattgttggctttgaagaaGTAAGCTATCAGATTATAAGAGGGCCCATAGAAAGAGCCTCATGACAAGGAACTCTGAGCAGCCTCTCAGGGTTGAGAATAGCCAATAGCCAGCAGCCAGCAGGATGGGGACCTCAGTCCTGCAAGTGCAAACagatgaattctgccaacaacatgAGAACTTAGAAGTAGATCTTTCCCCACTTGAGCCTCCGATGAGAACTCAGCTCTGGCTAACAGCCAGACCTCAGCTTGATGAGATCCTGTGGTGGAGAATCCGGTTAAGCTGTGCCTTCACTTCAGAACTACAGAAACTGGGAGATGaatgtggtaatttattacatgGCATAGAAAACTAACACAACTGGGTACTAAAAGATATGGGCCCCTTTCGTTGAGCCAATCCCATATGAACTTGAATAAGTTATTTTGCCATGTCCAGCATCAGAACTAGGATTTCATAAGATGTTAGAACTCCAGGGAACAATCTTGTGACAGTGACCcctgttatatttgttttttcgACTGATCCAGAAAGTCTAAGTCTAAAAATCCCTGGCTTGAAGACATTCTAAATATGGAGTACAGACACTTCTGGAGTGGTGTGCAATGCTCCCAACACAAGCTtgagggcgtgtgtgtgtgtgtgagggggaggtgagtgtgtgtgttgtggtggTGGTAAAACAACTTATTTAATGGGGCCAGAACAGTTGGATGGAGCATTTGAATCCAAGGGAATATAGAATGGAATAGCAAAATCTAATTATAGATCAATGACATGGAAACAATTCTATTACCAGGGTTGAATCAGAGACATCAGTAACTGAATGGACAAATATGAGAGGTAAAATTCATAGAGATTTTGGTGTGAAAATCAATCACAGCAAATGAGTAAATCAATTTGGAGATGGTGTAGGTTTTAATTATGGTGGCCTGTGGTGACTTCCTTGTTTagaattaattttctctttgagtACCTTTTGGAACCTCAGGCTCAATGTTACAGGTACTCCTATGCTCCTATATTGGGAATCTAGGAAAAGGGTTACCTCAACTCACAGACCATACCCTTTTAGAGAAGGCAAAGTGTTTGCCTAAAGCCTCATAGCATCATCTCAGGAAATAAATctggggcttctttttttttttttaaagattttatttatttatttgacagagagagacacagcgagagagggaacacaagcagggggagtgggagagggagaagcaggcttcccgcggagcagggagcccgatgtggggctcgatcccaggaccctgggatcatgacctgagccgaaggcagatgcttaaccgactgaggcacccaggcgcccctaaatctcGGGCTTCTAATTTCCAGCTGACTGTTTTCTTTGAGATCCCTGAAAAAATGGATATAATTGATTTAACAAAATGCTTGGAGGATGCAAAAGTGGGAGGTGTTGAAAGTTCCAGTGAAGATAGAAAGGCAATACCAAAAGCCAACCGAGATCAGGAATATGGGCAGGAAATAGCTAGATGTGATTCAGATCGGAGAACAAGAACCCAAAATATCTGGGGAACAATAATTTGAAACAGATACTCTCCAGGAGAAAGCAATTTGGAAAGCATTTGTATGGTGAGACCTGGGTAGCACTGTGAAGACAAATGGGGTCTCTAATGCTTGTGCAGCGGCCAAAAATGGCCACACTGGGTTTGGAAGCCACAGCTGGAGAGGGTCAATGGATATGGAGGGAGGATGTGTTTCTGCAAGTCTAAGTGTCTGAATCTATGCTCTCCCAGTCCTTCTTGGCTGTGCACTCAGATCCGTCTGGCTAGAAGGGAAAGTCATGGATGATGTACTACTAATGACGACAAgggactattctttttttaaaatttttattgttatgttaatcaccatatattacatcattagttttttttttttttttgcatttatttaacatttattgagcgtgctaggtgctgggaatgtGTTGATAGCAAAACACAGGAATAGTGAGTTTTTGCCCTCAGACAGCTTGTACCCTAACAGAATGATGTAAGATACAGTGGGTTACACTGGGAAGTGATGGGAAGGAAAAGTACTCTGATGAAATGAGTAGTAGAACTGGTATAGTGAGAACTGCAGGAGGAACAGGCAGAGAAAGGTAAAAGAGCAGTTAAGGCTTCACAGCAagatgtgcaaaggccctggggagcCTTTACTTCCAGGAGCACCCTGTGTGTTACTGGAATCAATGTAGATcactggagtggggggagggggggcggaaTGCACCAGCATGAAGCTACCAGAGGATTTTTAGTGcagagggtgggagagatgggaggTGTGATCCAATTTACTCAAGTAGAATCTGAGAAACATTTTATTGGAGAGAAGTGAGATGAtaataagagggaggcaggatcAAATGAAATGTCAATCAGCAAGAACAGGTAAGAGTTGATGAGGATTGAAGCCTGAAGTCCAGAGAGACAGGAGAGGCCTAGTTCTAAAGATGTGTGGCTTCCACAGGTCAGGTCTTCAGTTTGTAGCCTGCTTGCAACTGAGCCTCATTCCTGATTTAGGAAATGGTAATCCTTAGAAGACACAGAAGATACTGAAGTACAACTTGACATCATGTCTCTAtctccttgaagagagcacatgGTTTGGTTTAAGTCCTTAAGTACCCCAATCTCGTCATTCAGTTGCTTCTGCCATTCTTCACATTGATGGATTTTCTTCTGTATTCCTGCTTGAAAATTTACAAATGTGTCTTCAAACAATTTACAGTCAAAAAGTAAAGTCTCGATTTCTTCATGGTCTGAATCAGAAGCAGTGTCACCCATGAGTCTTTCTTGAATCAAATGAAGTTTGtctaatatttcttcaaataaatcatTAAGAAGCCCTGCTCCCTTACATTTCTTAAGCAAACCAGTCTTCACAGCTGtgtgtctgccttcctcttccttcatgAATCTATCTAATGTCAACGTTTCAGGTGGATGAATGTCTTTTGAGagacatttcttccttcctctttttcttttcagtccaCGTCCTTGTTTGGCCCTCTGATTGTAGTGAGGATGGAAGGTACCAGACGTTCCTGGGAGTGGATCATTATGAGCGTCGTTCAATGGAGCATGTTGTTTGCAAAACACTTTATAAATTCCTCGAGATCCATCAATTTGTAGAACTGCGTGGTCATTCTTGGCACAGAAGTGGTAAGTCTTGCTACAGGCTTTTAAATCACATCCCACGGTGGCTCCTTTTTTACTACAAAATGAACATTTCAACATCCGTCCTCTGtggatttctttctttactgATTCCACATCAAAATTTCTGTCTTGATTATGTGGATCATGATCCTCAGATTCCACAAGTGCTGAAGAATACAGCAAACAATTTTCATGAGCAGCTATATTCTCTGATTTTGCAAAGTATAGGACACTATACTCGATGTCTTTGGGGCAGAGTGCACATGtccttttttccatcttttctgcaACCTGAAAGACACCGGTGGGGTGGAGGAGCTGGTCCTGGGCGTCCTGGGTCTTGGACCGGTTGGCTCCCTGGACTGACTTGGCTATGGAAGACGACACTTGGTCCATGGCTGCAACCTCAGCGGTGCTCGGTGGCTGtgcctacatcattagtttttgacgacAAGGGACTATTCTAAGAAATTGATCGTCTCAGCTCTCAGAGCAGTGGAGCCCCTAGACCAGTTCTTCAGGCTTgactgaactctttttttttttttccctgatactCATTCAGATATTATCAAGGTCTCTCTGTGCCATACATTTAAAAAGGTTAGGACTCACTGGCTGAGAaaaccacccccaccctctccttgttctttctaaatattgtcaattaaaatttttatatcaaagtATTGTACACATATAGAGAAGAGCAAATAGTAGGTTTCCAGCTGAGTGAATTATAAAAACTGAACAGATCtgtgtaaccagcacccagattAAGATGTTGAACATCAACAGAACTCCGGAAGTACCCTTTCCCCCATGCCCTAGAGTAACCTCTTTCTGATCACCACTCAACGCCCCCCTGCAACAGCACAGATCGGTTTCGTCTGAACTTGAACTTTATATACaattgtgaatttttctttttcggttcaagtacaattaacatacagtgtagtattagtttcaggtgtacaattcttttttatttgtaagtgTGAACTAtaaagcattttgtatttttgtttgtttttgttttttgttttcttaattaagtttttaattttaattctagaataattaacagttatattagtttcaggtatataatacagtgattcaacaattctatacattattcagtgagCATCATGATAAATGTCCTCTTTAATCCCCGTCACCTGTTTCACTcataccccccccccacctcccctctggtaaccatcagtttgttctccatagttaagagtctgtttcttggtttgtttctctctctttctcaatttttcctccattgcttgtttgttttgtttcttaaattccacatatgagtgaaatcatatggtatttgtctttctctgacttatttcacttagcattatactctctagctccatccatgttgttgcaaatggcaagattctattcttttttatggctgaataatattccagtgtgtgtgtgtgtgtgtgtgtgatatatatactGCTCTTCTCTATtcactcatctattgatggacacttgggttgcttccataatttagctgttgtaaataatgctgcaataaacataggggtgcatgtatccttttgaattagtatctttgtgttttgggggtaaatacccagtagtgtgattaccaTATCTTagcgtagttctatttttcactttttgaggaacctctatactgttttccagagtggctgcaccagtttgctttcccaccaacagtgcacgagtgttcctttttctccacatccttgtcaacacttgtgtttcttgtgtttttgattgtaGCCGTTCTGACAgttgtgaagtgatatctcattgtagttttgatttgcacttccttgatgattagtTATGTTGAACAGCtctctatgtgtctgttggccatctgtgtgtctgctttggagaaatgtctgttcatgtcttctgccctttttaaaattggattatttgttttttggttgttgagttgtatcagttctttgtacattttggatacgattcaacaattctatatatttctcaatgctcatcaagataagtgtactcttaatcccttttacctatttcacccagccCCTCACCCAACCTCCTCTCTTATAGCCactttattctctgtatttaagaatctcatttttttgtttgtctcttttctctttgtttcttaaattccacacatgagtgaaatcataccgtatttttgtctttctctgacttatttcacttagcattatactctctagctccattcatgtcattgcaaatggcaaggtatcattcttttttatggctgagtaatattataatgtatatatgtcacatcttcattttttaaaattttattttattatgttatgttaatcaccatacattacatcattagtttttgatgtagtgttccatgattcattgtttgtgtataacacccagtgctccattcagtacatgccctctttaatacccagcaccaggctaacccatccacccagcCCCCtatatgtcacatcttctttatccattgatggacacttgggttgcttccatatcttggctattgtgaacaatgctccaataaacataggggtacaaatacctttctgaattagtgtttttgttttctttgggtaaatacccagtagtggaattactggaacATATGAAAttcgatttttaattttttgaggaagctccatactgttttccacagtagccgcaccagtttgcattcccaccaacagtgcacgagtgttccttttctccacatcctcaccacacAGTTGGCAATTTTTATGTCTGCCTTGTTTTGCTCAACATTAGCTTTGTGAGTTTCATGTGCCTCATTGCATGTAGTCTGACATTTTCCACTTTCATtgttgtatagtattccattgtgtgaccATATTTACACTTTCTAATGGTGATGAACATTGGGTTGTTTCAGTTTTAGTCtatgatgaacatttttgttttcttggtgagCATATGCACACATTTCTTTTAGTCTTAATCAGCTTTTAAGAATCTTTGAGATAACATTCTCCAAATTCCTTTTTGTGTCCGAAGTCCCCATGAGCTCAaaacacatttaattatttttttctcctctctcttccttgggaaaaggtggaaacaaccaaTTGTGAATATTAACTATTATCCTCAACTAAAGCCCACCAAGATCTCTGTATATCTTTCTCTGAAGCATTATTACAAGTGGAATACACAATGTTTACAAGCATCCTGTGAGAAACCTTTGTTCAAAAACTGAGCCAGCTTTTTGTtcaatggtaaaaagaaaaaaacagggatACCTGTAGATTGAACCTACCACAAATGAGGCATTGGATGTTATCACTGTTCCAGGAGAGACAATAAAAGAGGGTCAGAACCAAGAGTTACTACCTGGATTGACTGTTGGGAACCCCCCAACCAACCTCAACTTTGATCAACCTCTTTGTTTACCCCATTGTGCATTCAAATGTTATCATAGTCTGTGTGTGCCATTAAATCAAAAAGGAATGCTCCTTTTTTTGATTCTTCAACAGACACACTTGACAATTCTCCCTTCTCCGATAAAAACAATAGAGCTTATTACCTAAGGGAGGCCAAGACCTGTATAACACACACCTCTTAAATATGCCTatcccccaacctcccctctccttcttgtCTTAGAAGGAATTCATTTTCCAAGGAAGACCTAGGCTGTCCTCTGTTTCCTCTttgggagaggacagagagaaagaaacccagaTCAAATGTAATCTCTGACAGGTTATCCAGTTCTAGCTCTggcatttccttacagcacataTTCTCCTGAAGCAAACTGGATACAATATGATGTATTATAGGAAACACATTTTGCATTAGACTGACTGCCCAAGGCACCACTGATACCAGGAACTAACACTGCAATAGAAAATTGCTCTTTTCGAAGAGAAAAAACCTCTCATTTTGTTTGAATGGCTTTGtgatttatcattaaaaaatggATCTatcaaagggctagtatccaaaatctataaagaacttatcaaactcaacacccaaagaacaaataatccagtcaagaaatgggcagaaaacatgaacagacatttctgcaaagaagacatccaaatggccaacagacacatgaaaaagtgctcaacatcactcagcatcagggaaatacaaatcaaaacctcaacgagataccacctcacacccgtcagaagggctaaaattaacaagtcaggaaatgacagatgttggcaaggatgcggagaaaggggaaccttcttacactgctggtgggaatgcaagctggtgcagccactctggaaaacaggatggaggttcctcagaaagttgaaaatagagctaccctacaacccagcaattgcactactgggtatttaccccaaagatacaaatgtagtgatccgaagaggtacatgcaccccgatgtttatagcatcaatgtccacaatagccaaactattgaaagagcctagatgtccatcaacagttgaatggataaaaaagatgtggtatatatatatatatatatatatatatatatatatatatatatacacaatggaatattatgtagccatcaaaaaattgaaatcttgccatttgcaacgacgtggatggaactagagggtattttgctaagtgaaataaatcaatcagggaaagacaagtatcatatgacttcactgatatgaggaatttgagaaacaagacagaggattgtaggggaagggagggaaaaatgaaacaagatgaaaccagagaggaagacaaaccataagagtcttaatctcaggaaacaaactgagggttgctggagtggagtggggtgggagggatgtggtgtgctgggtgatggacactggtgGCTCACCAGTGATGGTGAGCactctgaattgtgtaagactgatgaatcacagacctgtacccctgaaacaaataatacattatagttGATAAAAGGATAGATGAAATGAAATTGGCTCTAATCTCGTAACTGTTGAAGCTGGGAGATGGGTACAtaggatttcattattttaatctcCCTACTCCttaatatgtttgaaattttccaaaatgaacgTTAAACCGTACACATGTCTATATTAATTGACATAGAGCAGTAACTGTTAAACAGTTAAGCCAAAGAACAGattcacaaaaacaaataaaaataaaaataaaaaacaaacaaacaaaaatggatcaattaagttttttgttttgtttgttttgtttttttaaacgcTGTAACAGAAACGGACTCAGGgtaacttgaaaaacaaaaacagcacaaaAAGTTTTTATTGGGAGGATATTAGGAACATTGCAGATTTAAAGTAATGGCTGAATAGTAAGACCTCAGGACCAGGAATGAGCATGAGACACTGGCATGCCTTCTCTCTAGGGTGATTGACCCACACATTTTGGGTCAGGGCTCATTCCTGGGGCCACTCATTGtggctggggctggtgtgggctgAGGCAGTCGCAGGGCTCAGCCTGGGTCATGGGCCCTCCATCTCAGGGGCAGGTTTGTTACCAGAAAAGGGTCAGGCGAGGCACAGGCAGACAAAAGCAATAGCCTAGCACTTTAAGGGTGACAGGTGAAGCTATCAGCTTACTGATGGAAGTAgtacaagaaaaaaggaaaagtggtCTGATAAAGGTGATAGTGTTGTTAAGTGTGTATAAGAAGTCCTGGGCTAATGACAGGACTGGAAGATACAGGACAAGCCTTTACTTAAGCACATACCATAATCAAAGACCGGGTTTGCTCAGGATATGTTTGCTATAGCTACAcaaattttttctattaaaaaatattattaaacttCCTGCAGGAAAGTAACTTTGTTATTGTGACTCTTCTCATTCTTTCCATAGA from Zalophus californianus isolate mZalCal1 chromosome 13, mZalCal1.pri.v2, whole genome shotgun sequence includes these protein-coding regions:
- the LOC113935126 gene encoding PHD finger protein 11-like; this encodes MDQVSSSIAKSVQGANRSKTQDAQDQLLHPTGVFQVAEKMEKRTCALCPKDIEYSVLYFAKSENIAAHENCLLYSSALVESEDHDPHNQDRNFDVESVKKEIHRGRMLKCSFCSKKGATVGCDLKACSKTYHFCAKNDHAVLQIDGSRGIYKVFCKQHAPLNDAHNDPLPGTSGTFHPHYNQRAKQGRGLKRKRGRKKCLSKDIHPPETLTLDRFMKEEEGRHTAVKTGLLKKCKGAGLLNDLFEEILDKLHLIQERLMGDTASDSDHEEIETLLFDCKLFEDTFVNFQAGIQKKIHQCEEWQKQLNDEIGVLKDLNQTMCSLQGDRDMMSSCTSVSSVSSKDYHFLNQE